The sequence ACGGCTGGAAGCACAGTACGCGGTCGTCGACTCGGCGCAGACGCCCGTGCCAACGTTGTCCAATCCCCTGCAGAGCGCCGAAGGCGCGCCCGTAACGCCCCAGACTGGCGAGCCGGCTGCGGCCAAACCCGCACCGGCCAAGGCCGTCGAACAGGCGCCGCTGGACCTGGGCAACCTGTTCTGGGTGGTACTGTTCAACCGCATTCGCCGGCTGTTCGGCCTCAAGGAAAAGCATCAATGAGCACGACTGACCACGCAGCCCCGGCCAATCGCGACGCGCTGGCGCGCATCGGCGCGGTGCGTCCGGAGTGGTGCGGCGTGCAGGCGGCCGGTACGGCCGTGAGCCTGCCCGACTTCACCCTGCTGCATGCTGGTCCGCCGTTTCACGATCCTCGCCGGCCGAGCGCGCCCATCCTGTCCTCGGCGGTGCTGTGCTGCCTCTACGAGGGCTGGGCCGCCACCGAGCCGGAAGCCCAAGCGATGATCGAGGACGGCCGGGTGATGCTGCGTCCGGCCCAGGATTTCGGTGTGGTGACGCCGCTGGCTGCGGTCATCTCGCCGAAGACTTCGCTGGTCGAGGTACGCGATGCCGCTGGCCAAGAACGCGCCTGGTCGCTGCTGGGTAGTGGGATTGGGCCGCAGCTTCGCTTCGGCTCGCGCGACCCGCAGATTCTCGAGCGTCTGGTCCGGCGCGAAGCGTTGCTGGCACCGGCGCTGCACGCTGCCACGAGCCATCGGCCAATTGATCTACTGGCGCTGGCCGAAGCCGGCCTGCGCGGCGGGGACGATCTGCACGCGCAGACCACCCATGCCAATGCGGCATTGTGCGAGCGGCTGGCGGTCGAACTGGCGGATGCGCCGGAAGCGCTGCAGGTTCTTCGCGACACGCCGTTGTTCTTCCTCACCCTGTGGATGGCGGCCTGCCACCTGATGCTCGGCGCCGCGGCACGCGCCGCGGATCCGGACTGCAGCCTGGTCGTCGCCCTGGCGGGCAATGGTCAGCAGGCCGGCATGCGCCTGGCAGGGCATCCGCAACGCTGGATATGTAGCGACGCGGGCGTCCCGCAGGGGCCGAGGATGAAGCCGGGCAGCGCCGCGACCGCGCCGCTGCTCGGCGACAGCGGAGTGATCGATGCCGCCGGCTTCGGCGCCCAGGCCTGGTGGCTGGCCCGCACGGTTGCCGAGCCGATGCGCGACTGGTTGGCCGATCCGGTTGCCGGGCAGGCGCGCTGGTTGGTCGGCAGCCACCCGCGCTTCGCCGAACTCGGCCTGCGTACCGGCCTGGACGCGCGCCTTGCTGCCAAAGACCCTGCGCCGCCCAGCATCGCCATCGCCATGCTCGACGCCGCCGGAGTCGAGGGCCTGCTTGGGCGCGGCGTGCATACGCTCGACGCTTCGTTCTTCGCCGCCGCGGTGGCGCCGGTTCGGTCCGTCGACTAGCCGAGCGGGAAGCCGCCTTCTGCACCCTGCGGATCGGCGAACTCGGCCGTTTGCATGTGTCTGGATAAACGAACAGCGCCTTCGGTTCGGCCCGGATGTTGCGTCGTGCCCTGCACGGTCCAGTTGTGACTCATCGCCGCGACTGATCAACCGTGCGCGGTCAACCAACCAGACGCGTGGCCACTGGCGCAGGGGTTTGCCGGTGGCCTGCCTCGGAGCATGGCGAACGACCGCCACGGCGGTCGCTCACTGGCGGGTCAGAAAGGGAAGGCGCGCTTTCCGGCCTGGATGGTCACCCATTTGACTTCCGTCATTTCTTCCATCGAGGCACGACCGCCTTCGCGGCCAAAACCGCTGTCGCCGGTGCCGCCGAAGGCGATGTGCGGCTCGTCGGAGATGGTCGCGTCGTTGATGTGGATCATCCCGGCGTTCGACAGCTCGGAAAAGGCCATCGCCTTCTGCAAATCATTGGTGATGATGGCCGAGGAGAGCCCGTAGCGGGTGTCGTTGGCCAGTTCTACGGCGTGCTCGAAATCGCGGGCTCGGTACAGCGAGGTCACCGGCCCGAAGGATTCTTCGTGGTAGATCGTCATCTCGGGGGTGACATCGGCAAGCACGGTCGGCTGGAAATACGGGCCGTCGTAGGTGCCTCCGCACAGCAGCCTGGCGCCCTTGCTCACAGCATCGGCAATTTGCTCGGCGATGAACACGCACTGCTGCGGCCGGATCAGCGGGCCGACGATGGTGTCGGGCTTGTGCGGGTCGCCGACTACCACGCCCTTGGCCTTGACCGTGAACGCCTGGCAGAACGCATCGAACAGGCCGTCCTCGACGATGACCCGCGAACTCGCCATGCAGACCTGTCCCTGGTGATAGAAGATGCCGAAGGCAGCGGCGTCCACCGCGTAATCCAGATCTGCGTCGTCCAGCACCACCAGTGGGCTCTTGCCGCCCATCTCCAGAGTCACCTTCTTCATGTGCTTGCCGGCCTCGGCTGCGAGCAGCTTGCCGACTCGTTCGGAGCCGGTGAAGGTGATCATCCGCACGCGTGGATCTTCGACCAGCTTTTTGCCGACCGTTTCCGCCGAGCCCGGGACGACGTTGAAGACGCCGCTGGGTAGGCCGGCGGCCTCGAACACCTCGGCGATTTTCAAGCCGGTCAGGGGCGCGTACTCCGATGGTTTGAGGACGAAGGTATTGCCGGCCGCCAGGGCGAAGGCGATCTTCTTCATCGACAGCAGCAGCGGCGAGTTGAACGGCGCAATGCCGGCGATTACCCCCAGCGGTTGCCGCACCGTCATGCCGATCTGCCCTGGCGCGCAGGTGGGAAAGGTTTCGCCGTGGGCCTGCCTGACGCAGGCGGCGGCCGAGCGCAGGCATTCCACCGCATAACCGACTTCCCAGGGTGCCTTGAGCAGCGTCGAGCCGGTTTCTTCGATCAGGGTGTCGCGCAACTCGTCGGCCCGCTGCGCGATGATGTCGGCGGCCTTGAGCAGGATCGCCTCGCGCTCGCTGACCAGCAATTTGCGCCACGGCAGACGCGCCGCGTGTGCCGCGGCAATGGCGGCGTCGACGTCCTCGGCGCTGGCCTGCGCAACCACTGCGCAAACGGCGCCGGTTGCCGGGTTGAGGTTGTCCGCGACCTCCCCGGTGCTGCCGAGCCGCCACTCGCCGTTGATGAAGAGTGGCTGGGTTGGGCGCGCCTGGATGATTTCCGCAACTGTGCTCATGGGCTGGCTCTCGTGATCGGTTGATAGAGAAGGTGCCGGTTTCGAGCATGATCCATACCAACGGCCCGCAAGCCCCGAGCACAGCGTTTACCGGGCCTGGGTACGCCCAACAATGAGGCATGCCCCATACTTTTGTGCGTTATTCGGGCGTGGCTGAATTCTTCCGGCCGTTGGCGCCAGCGGTCCGCCGCGCCGTACCCGTCGCCTTGCCGGCGGTCGTACGCGGACTGGCAGCGACGCGAAACGCGTGGCATGCCCCTTGCTGAAGGCCTGCATCGATTGGCCCCGTCGACGGCATGCAGGCGGGACCGGCAACGCTCAGCCAGAAGGAGAGGGATGATGGTCTCACTAGACGCGCAAGGGCTGTCGGGCCGGACCTACGATTTCATCGTCTGCGGCGCGGGCGCCTCGGGTGGCGTGGTGGCCCGTCGCCTGGCCGAGAACCCCGACGTGCGCGTGTTGCTGGTCGAGGCGGGCGGCGACGAGCGCACCGAGACCGTCACCGATTCGCGTCTGTGGATGCGTAATATCGGCAGTGAGCGTGACTGGCAGTTTCGTGCCGAACCCTGCGAGGCCCTGAACGGCAGAACGCCGCCGCTGCCAATGGGCAAGGTGCTCGGTGGAGGCAGCAGTGTGAACGGCCTGATCTGGGCACGCGGCCACAAAAACGATTTCGACAACTGGGCCCGGGCCGCTGACGATCCGGGCTGGAGCTACGAGTCGGTGCTTCGCACCTACCAGCGCATCGAGCGCTGGGACGGCCCCGCCGATCCGGTACGCAGGGGCGTTGACGGTCCGTTCTACGTCACCCTGCCAAAGGACCCGAACCCGGTGGCGCTGGCGCTGGTCGAGGCGACCCGGGCATTGGGTATCAGCGCCGTGGAGGACCTGAACGGCGCCGCCATGGAAGGGCCCGGCGCCTGCGGTATTCCCAACGTACCGGTAATCGGGGCCTGCGAGCGTGTGTCGGTGGCCAGCGCCTATCTGCGGCCGGTCATGGGCCAGGCCAACCTGGATGTGCTGCTCGATGCCTGTGTGGAGCGGGTGCTGCTGAAGGGACGGCGCGCGGTTGGTGTCGGCCTGCGCCAGCGGGGTCGATGGCTGGACGTGCATGCCGATCGGGAAGTCGTCTTGTCGATGGGCGCCATCAACACGCCCAAGGTGCTGATGCTGTCGGGCATTGGTGACCGTGCTCAACTGAGCCGGCATGGGATTGAGGTGGTGCAGCACTTGCCCGGCGTGGGGCAGAATTTTCAGGACCACATCCTGGTGGCCGGCTGCTGCTGGGAATACCGTGAGCCGCAGCTGCCGCGCAACAATTCGGCGGAGTTCACCTTTTTCGCCAAGAGCGACCCGTCATTGCCGACACCGGATCTGCAGCCGGTCCTGGAGGAATGCGCCTTTGGCAGCGAGATCACTCGCCAGCAGTACGACCTGCCGGTGGACCCGAGTCTGGCCTGGACGCTCGCGCCCGGTCTGGTGCGCCCGTACAGCCGTGGGCAGGTGCTTATCGGCGGCAATCGTTTTGATGATCCGCTGCGTGTCGAGGCCAACTTTCTCAGCGACGAGCGAGACGTCAAGGCACTGCTGAGGGCCATTGAGCTGTGCCGGGAAATCGGCAATTCGGCCGCCCTCAGGCCCTTCGTCAAACGCGAATTGATGCCCGGGCCTTTGGCTGGCGCGGCCCAGATAGAGTTCTTGCGCAACGCTGCCGGCACCTACTTTCATCAAACCTGCACGGCCAGGATGGGGACCGACGCGCTGTCGGTGGTCGATGGCCGCCTGCGGGTGTACGGCATCGATGGCCTGCGCATCGCCGACGGCTCGATCATGCCGGAAATCACTACCGGTAACACCGTTGCGCCTTGCGTGATGATCGGGGAGCGGGCGAGCGAAATCATCAGGGCCGACAACCGCCTGGATTGACCGGGCAGAGTGGGCACCGCTTCGGTGCGGTAGGAGGTATACCGCATATCTTGGGTGCGGTCTTGTCGCATGGCGCGGCGGGCCACGCTGAGGATTATAAAAAAAACACCATAAAAAACAGCTAGATACCTATTTTCAGCGGCATGGTATCCATCTTGCTACAGCAGGTTCTCACTGGTGGCAGCAGCGACCGAGACGGAGCGGATCGAGGACTCGATGATAGAAGTCAGACTTGAGAACGTCACCAAATCCTACGACGGGAAAAGCCATGCCATACCCGGGCTCGACCTGACCTGCCGGCGTGGCGAGATGCTCGCCTTGCTCGGGCCCTCGGGCTGCGGCAAGTCGACCACGCTGAAGATGATCGCTGGCATCGAGTCGATCTCCGGCGGCGCCATCTTCTTTGAAGACAGGGAAGTCTCCGAACTGGATACCGCGAGCCGCAACGTGGCCATGGTCTTCGAGGACTATGCGCTCTATCCGCACTTGACCGTGTTCGAGAACATCGCTTTTCCGCTGTCGATCCGCGGCGTCGAGCGTCAGCAGATCAACGAGCGCGTCGAATACGTGCTCAAGCTGCTCGGGCTCGGCGATATCAGCGGGGAGTCCGTCCAGAGCCTGAGCGGCGGCGCGCAGCAGCGCGTTTCGATTGGGCGCGCGCTGGTCCGTGAGCCGGCGCTGATCATGTTCGACGAGCCGCTGAGCCACTTGGATGCCGATCAGAAGGTGCAACTGCGCACCGAGATCAAACGGCTGCAGCAGACCGCAAAGCTTACCTCGGTACTGGTTACCCACGACCAGAACGAAGCCATCTCCATGGCCGATCGCATCGCGGTAATGGACAAGGGCGTGCTGCAACAGGTCGATACGCCCACCGAAATCTACAACCGGCCGGCGAACATCTTCGTTGCCAGCTTCATTGGAGAGCCGCCGATGAATCTGCTTGCCGCCCAGTGCGTGGAGGTGGCGGGAGAGCTTCGTGTCCGCTTCTGTGACCATACCGAATTCAGCCCTTCGGCATCTGTCCGCGGGCAGCTCGCGACGCGGCCAGAAGGTGCTGCGCTGGTCATCGGCATTCGTCCGGAAAAGTTATCGCTGCAGCCTTCACTCGAGGCGCTGGGGGTCGACGGCACGGTCTGGGCCTACGAGCCCAACGGCGACACAGACGTGCTGACGTTCGATACGCCGATCGGCCGACTCATCGCTGAGGCGCCCGCCCCGCTGCACCTGCGCGAAGGCGCCGAACAGCGCCTGGGACTGCATCCGGGGGATTTTCTCTACTTCTGTGGCGAGACCGGCCGCAACCTCGCGCGGGAGGCCGTATGAACGCTGTCTCGACGAAGCAGGGGGCCGGGCAAGGCGATCAGGCGCTGGTACTGTTCGGGCTGAGCAAGCGTTTCGGTGAGTTGCACGCACTGAACGACATCTGCCTCCACGCGGCGCCGGGCGAAATCATTGCCGTCTGCGGGCCGTCGGGCGCGGGCAAGTCGACCCTGGGCCGGCTGATCAGCGGGCTGGAGGTCGGCGATGCCGGCAGCATCCGGCTCGGTGACAGGGAACTCACCGCGCTGCCTCCGCAAAAACGACGTATTGCGCATATGTTTGAATCCCTCGCGCTCTACCCGACCCTGGACGTGTTCAGCAATGTCGCTTCGCCGCTGAGGGCACCCTCGCACAAGGGGTTGTTCGATGCCGCCGAAATCCGTCGGCGGGTCGATGAGGTGCTGGAATTGACCGAGATTGCTCACTTGGCTTCGAGGCGACCGGCAGAGCTTTCGGGCGGCCAGAAACAACGTGTCGCGCTTTGCAGGACGTTGATTCAGGCGCCGGAGCTGTTCATCCTCGACGAGCCCATCGGCCATCTGGACGCCAAACTACGTCATCGTCTGCGTGGCGAGATCCGGCGTCGGCAGCGCGCGCTCGACAAGCCGACCCTCTGGCTGACGCCCGATACCCTGGAAGGCATGGCGGTGGCCGATCGGG is a genomic window of Stutzerimonas stutzeri containing:
- a CDS encoding GMC family oxidoreductase; the encoded protein is MVSLDAQGLSGRTYDFIVCGAGASGGVVARRLAENPDVRVLLVEAGGDERTETVTDSRLWMRNIGSERDWQFRAEPCEALNGRTPPLPMGKVLGGGSSVNGLIWARGHKNDFDNWARAADDPGWSYESVLRTYQRIERWDGPADPVRRGVDGPFYVTLPKDPNPVALALVEATRALGISAVEDLNGAAMEGPGACGIPNVPVIGACERVSVASAYLRPVMGQANLDVLLDACVERVLLKGRRAVGVGLRQRGRWLDVHADREVVLSMGAINTPKVLMLSGIGDRAQLSRHGIEVVQHLPGVGQNFQDHILVAGCCWEYREPQLPRNNSAEFTFFAKSDPSLPTPDLQPVLEECAFGSEITRQQYDLPVDPSLAWTLAPGLVRPYSRGQVLIGGNRFDDPLRVEANFLSDERDVKALLRAIELCREIGNSAALRPFVKRELMPGPLAGAAQIEFLRNAAGTYFHQTCTARMGTDALSVVDGRLRVYGIDGLRIADGSIMPEITTGNTVAPCVMIGERASEIIRADNRLD
- a CDS encoding ABC transporter ATP-binding protein, whose protein sequence is MNAVSTKQGAGQGDQALVLFGLSKRFGELHALNDICLHAAPGEIIAVCGPSGAGKSTLGRLISGLEVGDAGSIRLGDRELTALPPQKRRIAHMFESLALYPTLDVFSNVASPLRAPSHKGLFDAAEIRRRVDEVLELTEIAHLASRRPAELSGGQKQRVALCRTLIQAPELFILDEPIGHLDAKLRHRLRGEIRRRQRALDKPTLWLTPDTLEGMAVADRVVMLVGGQVRQVGTPHQVYSAPSSASVARLVGDPAMNLLDIWLKQEDGELQALCNGERMTLPATLMRRLAAQGKPYCTLGFPPLHTAITSTASAGAIRAEVYAVEPFGKYSLVTVDIHGARIKSKMPPDFHASVGDIVQITLAAEHALLFDHDSGLLIGDPAADTAPSSTNVPHRHYEAQ
- a CDS encoding ABC transporter ATP-binding protein, with amino-acid sequence MIEVRLENVTKSYDGKSHAIPGLDLTCRRGEMLALLGPSGCGKSTTLKMIAGIESISGGAIFFEDREVSELDTASRNVAMVFEDYALYPHLTVFENIAFPLSIRGVERQQINERVEYVLKLLGLGDISGESVQSLSGGAQQRVSIGRALVREPALIMFDEPLSHLDADQKVQLRTEIKRLQQTAKLTSVLVTHDQNEAISMADRIAVMDKGVLQQVDTPTEIYNRPANIFVASFIGEPPMNLLAAQCVEVAGELRVRFCDHTEFSPSASVRGQLATRPEGAALVIGIRPEKLSLQPSLEALGVDGTVWAYEPNGDTDVLTFDTPIGRLIAEAPAPLHLREGAEQRLGLHPGDFLYFCGETGRNLAREAV
- a CDS encoding DUF1116 domain-containing protein, whose translation is MSTTDHAAPANRDALARIGAVRPEWCGVQAAGTAVSLPDFTLLHAGPPFHDPRRPSAPILSSAVLCCLYEGWAATEPEAQAMIEDGRVMLRPAQDFGVVTPLAAVISPKTSLVEVRDAAGQERAWSLLGSGIGPQLRFGSRDPQILERLVRREALLAPALHAATSHRPIDLLALAEAGLRGGDDLHAQTTHANAALCERLAVELADAPEALQVLRDTPLFFLTLWMAACHLMLGAAARAADPDCSLVVALAGNGQQAGMRLAGHPQRWICSDAGVPQGPRMKPGSAATAPLLGDSGVIDAAGFGAQAWWLARTVAEPMRDWLADPVAGQARWLVGSHPRFAELGLRTGLDARLAAKDPAPPSIAIAMLDAAGVEGLLGRGVHTLDASFFAAAVAPVRSVD
- a CDS encoding aldehyde dehydrogenase family protein; protein product: MSTVAEIIQARPTQPLFINGEWRLGSTGEVADNLNPATGAVCAVVAQASAEDVDAAIAAAHAARLPWRKLLVSEREAILLKAADIIAQRADELRDTLIEETGSTLLKAPWEVGYAVECLRSAAACVRQAHGETFPTCAPGQIGMTVRQPLGVIAGIAPFNSPLLLSMKKIAFALAAGNTFVLKPSEYAPLTGLKIAEVFEAAGLPSGVFNVVPGSAETVGKKLVEDPRVRMITFTGSERVGKLLAAEAGKHMKKVTLEMGGKSPLVVLDDADLDYAVDAAAFGIFYHQGQVCMASSRVIVEDGLFDAFCQAFTVKAKGVVVGDPHKPDTIVGPLIRPQQCVFIAEQIADAVSKGARLLCGGTYDGPYFQPTVLADVTPEMTIYHEESFGPVTSLYRARDFEHAVELANDTRYGLSSAIITNDLQKAMAFSELSNAGMIHINDATISDEPHIAFGGTGDSGFGREGGRASMEEMTEVKWVTIQAGKRAFPF